A genomic window from Streptomyces mirabilis includes:
- a CDS encoding menaquinone biosynthesis decarboxylase, which translates to MAYDDLRSLLRALEREGDLKRIKAEVDPYLEVGEIVDRVQKAGGPALLFENVRGSAMPLAMNVFGTDRRLLKALGLKSYGEISEKIGGLLRPELPHGFVGVREAFGKLGAMTHVPPKKVKSDNAPVQEVVLHGEDVDLDALPALFTWPQDGGSFFNLGLTHTKDPESGIRNLGLYRLQRHDKRTIGMHWQIHKDSRNHYQVAARRGERLPVAIAFGCPPAVTYASTAPLPGDIDEYLFAGFIQGKRIEMVDCKTVPLQVPANAEVVLEGWLEPGEMLPEGPFGDHTGFYTPQEPFPALTIDCVTMRKRPLLQSIVVGRPPTEDGPLGRATERFFLPLLKIIVPDIVDYHLPEAGGFHNCAIIAIDKKYPKHAQKVMHAVWGAHMMSLTKLIVVVDSDCDVHDLHEVAWRALGNTDYARDLTVVEGPVDHLDHASYQQFWGGKAGIDATRKWPEEGYTRDGGWPEMVLSDPETAATVDRRWKEYGL; encoded by the coding sequence ATGGCTTACGACGATCTTCGATCCCTGCTGAGGGCGCTGGAGCGCGAGGGCGACCTCAAGCGCATCAAGGCCGAGGTGGACCCGTATCTGGAGGTCGGGGAGATCGTCGACCGGGTGCAGAAGGCGGGTGGACCGGCGCTGCTCTTCGAGAACGTGCGCGGGTCCGCCATGCCGCTCGCCATGAATGTCTTCGGCACCGACCGGCGGCTGCTGAAGGCCCTCGGCCTGAAGTCGTACGGCGAGATCAGCGAGAAGATCGGCGGCCTGCTCAGGCCCGAGCTGCCCCACGGCTTCGTCGGCGTACGCGAGGCCTTCGGCAAGCTCGGCGCGATGACCCACGTACCGCCGAAGAAGGTGAAGTCCGACAACGCGCCCGTGCAGGAGGTCGTGCTGCACGGTGAGGACGTCGACCTGGACGCCCTCCCCGCGCTCTTCACCTGGCCCCAGGACGGCGGCTCCTTCTTCAACCTCGGACTCACCCACACCAAGGACCCGGAGAGCGGAATCCGCAACCTCGGGCTCTACCGCCTCCAGCGCCACGACAAGCGCACCATCGGGATGCACTGGCAGATCCACAAGGACAGCCGCAACCACTACCAGGTGGCGGCGAGAAGGGGAGAGCGGCTGCCGGTCGCGATCGCCTTCGGGTGCCCGCCCGCCGTGACGTACGCCTCCACCGCCCCGCTGCCCGGTGACATCGACGAGTACCTCTTCGCCGGGTTCATCCAGGGCAAGCGGATCGAGATGGTGGACTGCAAGACCGTCCCGCTGCAGGTGCCCGCGAACGCGGAGGTCGTGCTCGAAGGGTGGCTGGAGCCGGGGGAGATGCTCCCGGAGGGACCCTTCGGCGACCACACCGGGTTCTACACGCCTCAGGAGCCCTTCCCGGCGCTGACCATCGACTGCGTCACCATGCGCAAGCGGCCGCTGCTCCAGTCGATCGTCGTGGGGCGGCCCCCGACGGAGGACGGCCCCCTCGGGCGGGCGACCGAGCGCTTCTTCCTCCCCCTGCTGAAGATCATCGTGCCGGACATCGTGGACTACCACCTCCCCGAGGCCGGTGGCTTCCACAACTGCGCGATCATCGCGATCGACAAGAAATATCCCAAGCACGCCCAAAAGGTGATGCACGCGGTCTGGGGGGCGCACATGATGTCCCTCACGAAGCTCATCGTGGTCGTGGACTCGGACTGTGACGTCCACGATCTCCACGAGGTCGCGTGGCGGGCCCTCGGCAACACCGACTACGCCCGCGACCTCACCGTCGTCGAAGGCCCCGTCGACCATCTCGACCACGCCTCCTACCAGCAGTTCTGGGGCGGCAAGGCGGGCATCGACGCGACGAGGAAGTGGCCCGAGGAGGGCTACACCCGGGACGGGGGATGGCCGGAAATGGTTCTCTCCGACCCGGAGACGGCGGCGACGGTCGACCGCCGCTGGAAGGAGTACGGCCTGTGA
- the mqnP gene encoding menaquinone biosynthesis prenyltransferase MqnP, whose product MTSASAALPQQPGRTKAFLRLVMIEHSVFALPFAYIAALTAMFEWDRNIHWGRLLLVTIAMVGLRTFAMAANRIIDREIDARNPRTAHRELVTGAMSVKHAWTGALVALVFFLGAAALLNPLCLALAPIAVIPMVVYPYGKRFTNFPQAILGLAQAMGPIGGWLAISGEWSWDAVILGLAVGIWIGGFDLIYACQDVDTDREIGVMSVPARFGIPAAIWGARGCHAVTTALFAWYAVATDAGAFFWLGLLIVAGAFLYEHSIVKPHDLSRLNRAFFQVNGFIGIALFVCALLDLLVRGLTV is encoded by the coding sequence GTGACCAGCGCATCCGCCGCGCTCCCGCAGCAGCCGGGGCGCACCAAGGCCTTCCTCCGGCTCGTCATGATCGAGCACTCCGTCTTCGCGCTGCCCTTCGCCTACATCGCCGCGCTGACCGCGATGTTCGAGTGGGACAGGAACATCCACTGGGGCAGGCTGCTGCTCGTCACGATCGCGATGGTCGGGCTGCGCACGTTCGCGATGGCGGCGAACCGGATCATCGACCGCGAGATCGACGCCCGCAACCCGCGCACGGCCCACCGTGAGCTGGTCACCGGCGCGATGAGCGTGAAGCACGCGTGGACGGGCGCGCTGGTCGCGCTGGTCTTCTTCCTGGGGGCCGCGGCCCTCCTGAACCCCCTGTGCCTGGCCCTCGCCCCCATCGCGGTGATCCCGATGGTGGTGTACCCGTACGGCAAACGGTTCACGAACTTCCCGCAGGCCATCCTGGGCCTGGCCCAGGCGATGGGCCCGATCGGCGGCTGGCTGGCGATCTCCGGCGAGTGGTCGTGGGACGCCGTCATCCTGGGGCTCGCGGTCGGGATCTGGATCGGCGGCTTCGACCTGATCTACGCCTGCCAGGACGTCGACACGGACCGCGAGATCGGGGTCATGTCGGTACCGGCGCGCTTCGGTATCCCCGCCGCGATCTGGGGGGCGCGCGGCTGCCACGCCGTCACCACCGCGCTGTTCGCCTGGTACGCCGTCGCCACCGACGCGGGCGCGTTCTTCTGGCTGGGCCTGCTGATCGTCGCGGGCGCGTTCCTCTACGAGCACTCCATCGTGAAGCCGCACGACCTGTCCCGTCTGAACCGCGCGTTCTTCCAAGTCAACGGATTCATCGGCATCGCCCTGTTCGTGTGTGCCCTGCTCGATCTGCTGGTCCGCGGGCTCACGGTCTGA
- a CDS encoding UbiX family flavin prenyltransferase, which produces MKPGQTQRRPWIVGVSGASGTPYAASVLRALLAAGESVDLVVSRASRLTLLDETGLPFRDAHWQDDLREWLARGADGKPGTFDVRIEGVRHWSAGDLAAGPSSGSYPSKGMLIVPASTACVAGVALGLSKDLLQRAASVTLKEGRKLVVAVRETPLNGQTLRHLVSLDDAGATVLPASPAFYAGATHIQDLVDFVAGRVLDAAGVEHGLYRRWEGELGGGSRAT; this is translated from the coding sequence ATGAAGCCAGGACAGACGCAGCGCCGGCCTTGGATCGTGGGGGTGTCGGGTGCCTCCGGTACGCCGTACGCCGCCTCCGTGCTGCGGGCGCTCCTGGCGGCGGGGGAGAGCGTCGACCTGGTGGTCTCGCGCGCCTCCCGGCTCACGCTGCTCGACGAGACCGGCCTTCCCTTCCGGGACGCGCACTGGCAGGACGACCTGCGGGAATGGCTGGCGCGTGGCGCGGACGGCAAGCCCGGCACCTTCGACGTGCGCATCGAGGGCGTACGGCACTGGAGCGCCGGTGACCTGGCGGCGGGGCCGTCCTCGGGCTCGTACCCCTCCAAGGGCATGCTGATCGTGCCGGCCTCGACGGCCTGCGTGGCCGGAGTCGCCCTGGGGCTGTCGAAGGATCTGCTGCAGCGCGCGGCGAGTGTGACGCTCAAGGAGGGGCGCAAGCTCGTCGTCGCCGTCCGTGAGACCCCGTTGAACGGGCAGACGCTGCGTCATCTGGTCTCCCTGGACGACGCGGGCGCCACCGTGCTGCCCGCCTCTCCGGCGTTCTACGCGGGGGCCACCCACATCCAGGACCTGGTGGACTTCGTCGCCGGGCGGGTGTTGGACGCGGCGGGCGTCGAACACGGGCTGTACCGCCGGTGGGAGGGCGAACTCGGCGGCGGTTCCCGAGCGACCTGA
- a CDS encoding Lrp/AsnC family transcriptional regulator produces MDAVDRQLIQALRENGRASYAELGRLVGLSGPSVTDRINRLEAAGVITGYRATVDSASLGLGVTALIGISLSDAADHEDVARRMRDLGEIEDCWFIAGDDSFMLKVRASDVDGLEKTIRRLSGTKGVSRTRTTIVLSTKWENRVGELPEEG; encoded by the coding sequence ATGGACGCGGTGGACAGGCAGCTCATCCAGGCCCTGAGAGAGAACGGCCGGGCCTCCTACGCGGAGCTGGGGCGCCTCGTCGGTCTGTCGGGACCCAGCGTCACCGACCGCATCAACCGGCTGGAGGCGGCCGGGGTCATCACCGGTTACCGCGCCACCGTCGACTCCGCCTCGCTCGGTCTCGGTGTCACCGCCCTGATCGGCATCTCGCTCTCCGACGCCGCCGACCACGAGGACGTGGCCCGGCGGATGCGGGACCTCGGCGAGATCGAGGACTGCTGGTTCATCGCGGGCGACGACTCGTTCATGCTCAAGGTGCGGGCGAGTGATGTCGACGGGCTGGAGAAGACCATCCGACGGCTCTCGGGGACGAAGGGTGTCTCCCGGACCCGTACGACGATCGTGCTCTCCACGAAGTGGGAGAACCGGGTCGGAGAGCTGCCCGAAGAGGGCTAG
- the mqnE gene encoding aminofutalosine synthase MqnE, giving the protein MDVGLKRELEQKVRAGERLTREDGIALYESDDLAWLGGLAHEVRTRKNGDVVHFNVNRHLNMTNVCTASCAYCSFQRKPGEKDAYTMRIEEAVRLAKAMENDNLTELHIVNGLHPNLPWRYYPRSLSELKKALPNVSLKAFTATEIHHFETISGLSASEILDELIEAGLESLTGGGAEIFDWEVRQHIVDHRTHWEDWSRIHRLAHEKGLKTPCTMLYGHIEEPRHRVDHVLRLRELQDETGGFQVFIPLRYQHDFVDMKDGKVRNRLQARTQMATGAEALKTFAVSRLLFDNVPHVKVFWVMHGVQTAQLALQHGADDMDGSVVEYKITHDADNYGTPNKLTREDLLDLIRDAGFQPVERNTRYEIIREYDGPDPARRESPQPMRV; this is encoded by the coding sequence ATGGACGTCGGGCTCAAGCGCGAGCTGGAGCAGAAGGTTCGAGCCGGTGAGCGGCTGACCCGCGAAGACGGCATCGCGCTGTACGAGTCGGACGACCTGGCCTGGCTGGGCGGGCTCGCCCACGAGGTGCGCACGCGCAAGAACGGCGACGTCGTGCACTTCAACGTCAACCGCCACCTCAACATGACGAACGTGTGCACCGCGTCCTGCGCGTACTGCTCGTTCCAGCGCAAGCCGGGCGAGAAGGACGCGTACACGATGCGCATCGAGGAGGCCGTCCGCCTCGCCAAGGCGATGGAGAACGACAACCTCACCGAGCTGCACATCGTCAACGGCCTGCACCCGAACCTGCCGTGGCGCTACTACCCGCGGTCGCTGAGCGAGCTGAAGAAGGCCCTCCCGAACGTCTCCCTGAAGGCCTTCACGGCGACGGAGATCCACCACTTCGAGACCATCTCCGGGCTGTCGGCGTCGGAGATCCTCGACGAGCTGATCGAGGCGGGCCTCGAGTCCCTCACCGGCGGCGGCGCGGAGATCTTCGACTGGGAGGTCCGCCAGCACATCGTGGACCACCGCACGCACTGGGAGGACTGGTCGCGCATCCACCGGCTCGCGCACGAGAAGGGTCTGAAGACCCCGTGCACGATGCTGTACGGGCACATCGAGGAGCCCCGCCACCGCGTCGACCACGTCCTCAGGCTGCGTGAGCTCCAGGACGAGACCGGCGGCTTCCAGGTCTTCATCCCGCTGCGCTACCAGCACGACTTCGTGGACATGAAGGACGGTAAGGTCCGCAACCGGCTCCAGGCGCGCACCCAGATGGCGACCGGTGCCGAGGCCCTGAAGACCTTCGCCGTCTCCCGTCTCCTCTTCGACAACGTGCCGCACGTCAAGGTCTTCTGGGTGATGCACGGCGTGCAGACCGCGCAGCTCGCCCTCCAGCACGGTGCCGACGACATGGACGGCTCGGTCGTCGAGTACAAGATCACGCACGACGCGGACAACTACGGCACGCCGAACAAGCTGACCCGCGAGGACCTGCTCGACCTGATCCGCGACGCGGGTTTCCAGCCGGTCGAGCGCAACACCCGCTACGAGATCATCCGCGAGTACGACGGCCCGGACCCGGCGCGCCGCGAGTCGCCGCAGCCGATGCGCGTCTGA
- a CDS encoding GNAT family N-acetyltransferase → MPLTFTLFTRDAQPTHPLPDQLLALWTDVTNAGGAVGFVPPVTAVDIRPRAEAHLTAIAEGRTRLLAGFTADGRLAATAFLALNDHPLMRHWAWLYTVMVDPALQGRGYGADLLREAEDRARALGLEGLRLTCRGGEGLERFYASCGYKEIGRAPDALRVAPGDDRDEITMLLPLPPGD, encoded by the coding sequence GTGCCACTGACCTTCACCCTGTTCACCCGTGACGCGCAGCCGACCCACCCCCTGCCCGACCAGCTGCTCGCCCTCTGGACGGATGTCACCAACGCGGGCGGTGCGGTCGGCTTCGTGCCACCGGTGACCGCCGTCGACATACGCCCCCGCGCCGAGGCCCACCTCACCGCGATAGCCGAGGGCCGCACCCGGCTCCTCGCCGGATTCACCGCCGACGGCCGGCTCGCCGCCACCGCGTTCCTCGCCCTCAACGACCACCCCCTCATGCGCCACTGGGCCTGGCTGTACACCGTCATGGTCGACCCGGCCCTCCAGGGTCGCGGCTACGGCGCCGACCTGCTCCGCGAGGCCGAGGACCGGGCCCGCGCGCTCGGCCTGGAGGGACTCCGCCTCACCTGCCGGGGCGGGGAGGGACTGGAACGCTTCTACGCCTCCTGCGGCTACAAGGAGATCGGCCGGGCGCCCGACGCGCTGCGTGTCGCGCCGGGCGACGACCGTGACGAGATCACGATGCTGCTGCCTCTCCCGCCTGGCGACTGA
- a CDS encoding DUF4229 domain-containing protein — protein MGRYTLMRLGVFAGCLVVVWGLVYLGIAPRGLGDSNYMWIVLLALVISAPISFVVLRKERDRASAQVVARVDRMKTNLEQNRSQEDGVDDATRGGVRGQTS, from the coding sequence ATGGGCCGCTACACACTGATGCGCCTCGGCGTCTTCGCCGGCTGCCTCGTGGTCGTCTGGGGCCTCGTCTACCTGGGCATCGCTCCGCGCGGCCTGGGTGACTCCAACTACATGTGGATCGTCCTGCTCGCGCTGGTGATCTCCGCGCCCATCAGTTTCGTCGTGCTGCGCAAGGAGCGCGACCGCGCCTCCGCCCAGGTCGTCGCGCGCGTGGATCGCATGAAGACCAACCTGGAGCAGAACCGCAGCCAGGAGGACGGCGTGGACGACGCCACCCGCGGCGGCGTGCGGGGCCAGACCTCGTAA
- a CDS encoding TetR/AcrR family transcriptional regulator, producing MGAVKNKRMPRAVREQQMLDAAVRTFGQRGYRSASMDEIADLAGVSKPLVYLYLNSKEDLFTACIRREAAALTTAVRAGVQPGLPADRQLWAGLRAFFTHTAENPDGWAVLHRQARTHGEPFAAEVAAMREELVAFVTQLIVVAAREGGSPCSSGVESLGEHRDPSLAEREVAGLAEALVGAAEALAAWANATPGVSAKQAAATLMNFAWAGLGDLMENRPWTPPQD from the coding sequence ATGGGTGCTGTGAAGAACAAGCGGATGCCGCGCGCGGTACGTGAACAGCAGATGCTGGACGCCGCCGTGCGGACCTTCGGGCAGCGGGGCTACCGATCCGCTTCGATGGACGAGATCGCCGATCTGGCGGGCGTGTCCAAGCCGTTGGTGTATCTGTACCTGAACTCCAAGGAAGACCTCTTCACCGCCTGCATCCGCCGTGAGGCGGCCGCACTGACCACGGCGGTACGCGCGGGCGTCCAGCCCGGCCTGCCCGCCGACCGCCAACTCTGGGCGGGCCTGCGGGCGTTCTTCACGCACACCGCCGAGAACCCGGACGGCTGGGCGGTCCTGCACCGTCAGGCGCGTACGCACGGCGAGCCGTTCGCGGCCGAGGTCGCGGCGATGCGCGAGGAACTCGTCGCGTTCGTCACCCAGCTGATCGTGGTCGCCGCGCGCGAGGGGGGTAGCCCCTGCTCGAGCGGAGTTGAGAGCTTGGGGGAACATCGTGACCCGTCCCTGGCCGAACGGGAGGTCGCCGGACTCGCCGAGGCCCTCGTCGGCGCCGCCGAGGCCCTCGCCGCCTGGGCCAACGCCACGCCGGGTGTCTCCGCGAAGCAGGCCGCGGCGACCCTGATGAACTTCGCCTGGGCGGGCCTGGGCGACCTGATGGAGAACCGCCCGTGGACGCCCCCGCAGGACTGA
- a CDS encoding MaoC family dehydratase: MTTLTLTAAPALTPLLARGALFSPLKRRPRPDAHVPPTRLVLPDVRIDLARLTTYERVCGFATGADALPVTYPHVLGFPLAMRIMASRSFPLPLLGLVHTSIEITQRQPLAASETYELGVRVAGLEPHHRGTQACVVTEARVDGTLVWESRSAYLARHRTAGGPTSTPPREPGDGTPLPVRAEWRLGGDVGRRYGAASGDRNPIHLHPLTARLFGFPRALAHGMWTVARCLAEQGPQDAVRLRADFKAPVLLPGTVTYAADGPAFELRGTDSGRLHLTGDLQPIP; this comes from the coding sequence ATGACCACCCTCACCCTCACCGCTGCCCCGGCCCTCACCCCTCTCCTGGCCCGAGGTGCCCTGTTCTCCCCCCTCAAGCGGCGGCCCCGCCCGGACGCCCACGTCCCGCCGACCCGTCTCGTTCTCCCTGACGTCCGTATCGATCTCGCCCGGCTCACCACCTACGAGCGGGTCTGCGGGTTCGCCACGGGGGCGGACGCGCTGCCGGTGACGTATCCGCACGTCCTCGGGTTTCCGCTCGCCATGCGGATCATGGCCAGCCGCTCGTTCCCCCTGCCGCTGCTCGGGCTCGTCCACACCTCGATAGAGATCACCCAGCGGCAGCCACTGGCGGCCTCGGAGACGTACGAACTCGGCGTGCGGGTAGCGGGGTTGGAACCCCATCACCGTGGGACGCAGGCCTGCGTCGTGACCGAGGCGAGGGTCGACGGCACGTTGGTGTGGGAGTCGAGGAGTGCCTATCTCGCCCGGCACCGGACGGCCGGGGGGCCGACGTCCACGCCCCCACGGGAGCCGGGCGACGGCACGCCCCTCCCCGTCCGTGCCGAGTGGCGGCTCGGTGGTGACGTGGGGCGGCGGTACGGCGCCGCCTCGGGGGACCGCAACCCCATTCACCTGCACCCCCTCACCGCCCGCCTGTTCGGCTTCCCCCGCGCCCTCGCGCACGGCATGTGGACGGTGGCCCGTTGCCTCGCGGAACAGGGCCCCCAGGACGCGGTACGTCTGCGTGCCGACTTCAAGGCCCCCGTCCTCCTCCCGGGCACGGTCACCTACGCCGCCGACGGCCCCGCGTTCGAACTCCGCGGCACGGACTCCGGGCGCCTGCATCTGACGGGCGACCTACAGCCCATACCGTGA
- a CDS encoding acetyl-CoA C-acetyltransferase: MSPRNPPRTSTAGTLSGTRPVAVVGGARTPFARSDGPYATASHQEMLTATVDGLVERYGLEGPGAVGELVAGAVLKHSRDFNLARETVLGSKLDARTPAYDIQQACGTGLQAVVAAANKITLGQTESAIAGGADTASDAPLGVNDELRRILLEVRRAKSPGARLRALARVRPSHLVPDIPRNAEPRTGLSMGEHAAVTARAWGVTREAQDELAATSHQRLAAAYERGLFDDLVVPFRGLTRDQNLRPDSTPAELAALKPVFGTEQPDPTMTAGNSTPLTDGAATVLLASDDWAEARGLAPLAHLTAYETAAVDFVEGDVVGGEDGLLMAPAYAVPRLLERAGLSLRDFDFIEVHEAFASQVLATLAAWEKRGPGTVDRSRLNVAGSSLATGHPFAATGARIVATLATLLAERDTPGRGLISICAAGGQGVTAILERH, encoded by the coding sequence ATGAGCCCCCGCAATCCACCGAGAACAAGCACCGCCGGAACGCTGTCCGGGACGCGCCCCGTCGCGGTCGTCGGTGGCGCCCGAACCCCCTTCGCCCGCTCCGACGGCCCGTACGCCACCGCCTCCCACCAGGAGATGCTGACCGCGACGGTCGACGGCCTGGTCGAGCGGTACGGGCTCGAAGGACCGGGGGCGGTGGGCGAGTTGGTCGCCGGGGCCGTCCTCAAGCACAGCCGCGACTTCAACCTCGCCCGTGAGACCGTCCTCGGCTCGAAACTCGACGCGCGCACCCCGGCGTACGACATCCAGCAGGCCTGCGGGACCGGCCTGCAAGCCGTCGTCGCCGCCGCGAACAAGATCACACTGGGTCAGACCGAGTCCGCGATCGCGGGCGGCGCCGACACCGCCAGCGACGCCCCGCTCGGGGTCAACGACGAGCTGCGCCGCATCCTCCTGGAGGTCCGCCGCGCCAAGTCGCCCGGCGCCCGCCTCCGGGCCCTGGCCCGCGTCCGCCCCTCCCACCTGGTCCCCGACATCCCCCGCAACGCCGAGCCGCGCACGGGTCTGTCCATGGGAGAGCACGCCGCCGTGACGGCCCGCGCGTGGGGGGTGACCCGCGAGGCGCAGGACGAACTGGCGGCCACCAGCCATCAGCGGCTGGCGGCGGCGTACGAACGGGGCCTGTTCGACGACCTCGTCGTCCCGTTCCGCGGCCTGACCCGCGACCAGAACCTCCGCCCGGACTCGACCCCCGCCGAACTGGCCGCGCTCAAGCCGGTGTTCGGCACCGAACAGCCCGACCCCACCATGACCGCGGGCAATTCGACACCGCTGACGGACGGCGCGGCGACGGTGCTCCTGGCGAGCGACGACTGGGCCGAGGCGCGGGGTCTGGCCCCGCTCGCCCACCTGACCGCCTACGAGACCGCCGCGGTCGACTTCGTCGAGGGTGACGTCGTCGGCGGTGAGGACGGCCTGCTGATGGCCCCCGCGTACGCCGTCCCCCGCCTCCTGGAACGCGCCGGACTCTCCCTGCGGGACTTCGACTTCATCGAGGTCCACGAGGCATTCGCCTCCCAGGTCCTCGCCACCCTGGCCGCCTGGGAGAAGCGCGGCCCGGGAACGGTCGACCGCTCCCGCCTCAACGTCGCGGGTTCCTCCCTCGCCACCGGCCACCCCTTCGCCGCCACCGGCGCCCGCATCGTGGCCACCCTGGCCACACTCCTCGCGGAACGCGACACCCCCGGGCGAGGCCTCATCTCCATCTGCGCGGCCGGTGGCCAGGGAGTCACGGCCATCCTGGAACGCCACTAA
- a CDS encoding AMP-dependent synthetase/ligase, which produces MSTQPSPYDSPPSLVEPEIRRLDGVVREVSVPPLVGQVTHGSLADIPFDNAAVAPNAAVLSRKNADGAWEDVTATEFAAQVLAVAKGLIAEGLAPGDRIAIMARTTYEWTLLDFAAWAAGLVTVPVYPTSSVFQVRWILQDSGAVALATETVAQASSLGPERDRIPDLRHMWVFEKGHLERLAELGQDIPDQEVAVRRGVLGPDTLATLIYTSGTTGRPKGCALTHGNFFAEIDNAIELLYPIFKAQTSDAASMLLFLPLSHVFGRMVAVACLRARVRLGHAPSLSTEDLLADLASFRPTFLLAIPYVLEKVFNTGRATAEKMGRGSSFDRAARIACSYGEAIEAKQHGTGPGPSRSLRAARALYDPLVYRRIRNALGGKVRYAICGGSPLGRRLAAFYAGAGIEIFEGYGLTEATAAATVTPPLKPRLGTVGWPLPGTRVRIAGDGEILLGGEQIFRGYWDPNAGGVVDAAPDGWFATGDIGELDDGGYLTITGRKKEILITAGGKSVAPAPLENWLRSHPLIAQCIVLGDRRPYVTALITLDQDGVTHWRQMIGKHPVPPELLTDDPELNVILQRAIDEANKLVSRPESIRRFAVLPGDFTELAGHVTPTMKLRRAAIERDFSKEIEELYVR; this is translated from the coding sequence ATGTCCACCCAGCCCAGCCCGTACGACTCCCCACCCTCCCTCGTGGAGCCCGAGATCAGGCGGCTGGACGGAGTGGTGCGCGAGGTGTCCGTGCCACCCCTCGTCGGTCAGGTGACCCACGGCTCGCTCGCGGACATCCCGTTCGACAACGCGGCCGTGGCCCCGAACGCGGCGGTCCTCAGCAGGAAGAACGCCGACGGCGCCTGGGAGGACGTGACCGCCACCGAGTTCGCCGCGCAGGTGCTGGCGGTGGCGAAGGGCCTGATCGCCGAGGGCCTGGCACCCGGCGACCGCATCGCGATCATGGCGCGGACGACGTACGAGTGGACGCTCCTGGACTTCGCGGCCTGGGCGGCGGGCCTGGTCACCGTCCCCGTCTACCCCACCTCCTCCGTCTTCCAGGTCCGCTGGATCCTCCAGGACTCGGGAGCCGTCGCCCTCGCCACGGAGACGGTGGCGCAGGCGTCCTCGCTCGGCCCGGAACGCGACCGGATCCCCGACCTGCGGCACATGTGGGTCTTCGAGAAGGGACACCTGGAGCGGCTGGCCGAGCTGGGCCAGGACATCCCGGACCAGGAGGTCGCCGTGCGCCGCGGGGTGCTCGGCCCCGACACGCTCGCCACCCTCATCTACACCTCGGGCACCACCGGCCGCCCCAAGGGCTGCGCACTCACCCACGGCAACTTCTTCGCCGAGATCGACAACGCGATCGAACTGCTCTATCCGATCTTCAAGGCGCAGACCTCGGACGCCGCGTCGATGCTCCTCTTCCTCCCCCTCTCCCATGTCTTCGGGCGGATGGTCGCGGTCGCCTGTCTGCGCGCCCGGGTGCGCCTGGGCCATGCGCCGAGCCTGAGTACCGAGGACCTGCTCGCGGACCTGGCGAGCTTCCGACCCACCTTCCTGCTGGCCATCCCCTATGTCCTGGAGAAGGTGTTCAACACCGGCCGGGCCACGGCCGAGAAGATGGGCCGCGGGTCCTCCTTCGACCGCGCCGCGCGCATCGCGTGCAGCTACGGCGAGGCGATCGAGGCCAAGCAGCACGGCACCGGGCCGGGTCCCTCGCGCTCCCTGCGCGCCGCCCGCGCCCTCTACGACCCCTTGGTCTACCGCCGGATCCGCAACGCGCTGGGTGGCAAGGTCCGCTACGCGATCTGCGGCGGCTCCCCGCTGGGCCGCCGTCTCGCCGCGTTCTACGCGGGTGCCGGCATCGAGATCTTCGAGGGGTACGGCCTGACGGAGGCCACCGCCGCCGCGACCGTCACGCCCCCGCTCAAACCCCGACTGGGCACGGTGGGCTGGCCGCTGCCGGGCACCCGGGTACGGATAGCCGGGGACGGCGAGATCCTGCTGGGCGGCGAACAGATCTTCCGCGGCTACTGGGACCCGAACGCGGGCGGCGTCGTCGACGCGGCGCCGGACGGCTGGTTCGCGACCGGTGACATCGGCGAACTGGACGACGGGGGCTACCTCACCATCACGGGCCGCAAGAAGGAGATCCTGATCACCGCGGGCGGCAAGAGCGTTGCCCCCGCGCCCCTGGAGAACTGGCTCCGCTCGCATCCGCTGATCGCCCAGTGCATCGTCCTCGGCGACCGCCGCCCCTACGTCACCGCCCTCATCACCCTGGACCAGGACGGCGTCACCCACTGGCGCCAGATGATCGGCAAGCACCCCGTCCCGCCGGAGCTCCTCACGGACGACCCGGAGCTGAACGTCATCCTCCAGCGCGCGATCGACGAGGCCAACAAACTCGTCTCCCGCCCCGAGTCCATCCGCCGCTTCGCCGTCCTCCCGGGAGACTTCACGGAACTGGCGGGTCACGTGACCCCCACCATGAAGCTGAGGCGGGCGGCGATCGAACGTGACTTCAGCAAGGAGATCGAGGAGCTGTACGTGCGGTAG
- a CDS encoding cold-shock protein → MATGTVKWFNAEKGFGFIAQEGGGPDVFVHYSAINASGFRSLEENQSVSFDVTQGPKGPQAENVTPI, encoded by the coding sequence ATGGCTACCGGAACCGTGAAGTGGTTCAACGCCGAAAAGGGCTTTGGTTTCATCGCCCAGGAAGGCGGCGGCCCGGACGTCTTCGTCCACTACTCCGCGATCAACGCGAGCGGATTCCGCTCTCTCGAAGAGAACCAGTCGGTTTCCTTCGACGTCACGCAGGGTCCGAAGGGCCCGCAGGCGGAGAACGTCACCCCGATCTGA